In a genomic window of Gloeocapsopsis dulcis:
- a CDS encoding sensor histidine kinase, which translates to MNWRHFLLSAKTRILAWLAILMIFSVIASVLTIRHILYTLLEQRVEASLLQEVEEVNRLVAGRNPATGDIFGNDIAAILQFFLSRNVPDDNEYLIAIIDREIYQTSPVAIPNVLHKELESTRYFSNLNRTKQNRLVTSTGTFLYLAQPIAINGEEQQGVFVVANLITNEQQEVDQAVFVAAIVIIVVLFIALFLAWIITGKVLAPLKLLTETARSITDFDQNLSQRIPVKGEDEIAELTMTFNEMLDRLEASFASQRDFINDASHELQTPLTIIQGNLEILSDRPQEQHEILALVNDELNRMSRFVGDLLLLARAERPDFLNVELIDVQKLVEEVYAKAIALANRNWHLEAKASIRIVADRHRLTQVMMNLIRNAVEHTTEDGLIEIGASLVDDCVHFWVRDTGVGINLADQERIFKRFARASASRRRSEGAGLGLSIVKAIAKAHGGSVKLHSYPGVGSTFTVVIPLEPPQEVVSDEPYSHRRR; encoded by the coding sequence ATGAATTGGCGTCACTTTTTATTAAGTGCTAAAACACGTATCCTAGCTTGGCTAGCCATCTTAATGATATTTTCTGTCATTGCTTCTGTATTAACCATTCGCCATATTCTTTATACTTTATTAGAGCAACGAGTTGAAGCCTCACTTTTACAAGAAGTTGAAGAAGTTAATCGATTGGTTGCCGGCAGAAACCCAGCGACAGGGGATATTTTTGGTAATGATATAGCGGCGATTTTGCAGTTTTTTTTATCTCGGAATGTTCCAGATGATAATGAATACTTGATTGCCATAATAGATAGAGAAATTTATCAGACAAGTCCTGTTGCTATTCCAAATGTTTTACACAAGGAATTAGAGTCAACTCGCTATTTTTCAAATCTGAATCGCACTAAGCAAAATAGATTAGTTACTTCTACAGGTACTTTTCTTTACTTAGCCCAACCAATAGCTATAAATGGAGAAGAACAGCAAGGTGTATTTGTTGTAGCTAACTTGATTACAAATGAGCAACAAGAGGTAGATCAAGCTGTTTTTGTAGCAGCAATAGTAATTATTGTTGTACTTTTTATTGCTTTGTTTCTGGCATGGATAATTACTGGAAAAGTTTTAGCTCCATTAAAACTACTAACTGAAACTGCTCGCTCAATTACTGATTTTGACCAAAATTTAAGTCAGCGAATTCCCGTTAAAGGAGAGGATGAAATTGCCGAATTAACAATGACTTTTAATGAAATGCTCGATCGGCTTGAGGCTTCTTTTGCTAGCCAAAGAGATTTTATTAATGATGCGAGTCATGAGTTGCAAACTCCTTTGACAATTATTCAAGGAAATTTAGAAATCTTAAGCGATCGCCCGCAAGAACAGCACGAGATACTAGCATTAGTCAATGATGAACTAAACCGCATGAGTCGGTTTGTTGGTGACTTACTCTTACTTGCAAGAGCAGAAAGACCAGATTTTCTGAATGTAGAATTAATAGATGTCCAAAAACTTGTAGAGGAAGTTTATGCAAAAGCAATTGCGCTAGCTAACCGAAATTGGCATTTAGAAGCAAAAGCCTCGATCCGCATTGTTGCAGATCGTCATCGGCTGACTCAAGTTATGATGAATTTAATCAGAAATGCTGTCGAACATACTACAGAGGACGGTTTAATTGAAATTGGAGCATCGCTAGTTGACGATTGCGTCCATTTCTGGGTTCGCGATACAGGAGTAGGCATCAATCTTGCAGATCAAGAACGTATTTTTAAGCGATTCGCCCGTGCTTCTGCTAGTAGAAGGCGTTCTGAAGGGGCTGGCTTAGGATTATCTATTGTAAAGGCGATCGCCAAAGCACATGGAGGTTCCGTAAAACTTCACAGTTACCCAGGTGTTGGCTCCACCTTTACTGTTGTTATTCCCCTCGAACCGCCCCAAGAAGTCGTATCAGATGAACCGTATTCTCATCGCCGAAGATGA
- a CDS encoding response regulator transcription factor yields the protein MNRILIAEDEPRISAFLKKALEANGFATTVVEDGNGAAYLARSQDFDLLLLDLMLPGKHGLKVIEEIRDRGESLPIIILTVFDDVKDKVTGLEAGADDYITKPFRLEELIARVRVQLRKTHSSQHKEETLLQVGSIVLDLRRHQVQVADRLVELPIREFTLLEILMRHPGEVVSREDLLNHVWGYDYEPNSNIVDVYIGYLRKKLGNRLIETVRGIGYRLRK from the coding sequence ATGAACCGTATTCTCATCGCCGAAGATGAACCGCGAATTTCTGCTTTTCTCAAGAAAGCTTTGGAAGCTAACGGATTCGCAACCACTGTTGTGGAAGATGGGAACGGAGCAGCGTATCTAGCTCGCAGTCAAGATTTTGATTTGTTACTCCTCGATTTGATGTTACCAGGGAAACATGGGTTAAAAGTCATTGAGGAAATACGCGATCGCGGCGAATCTCTACCAATTATCATTCTGACTGTTTTTGATGATGTCAAAGATAAAGTTACCGGACTCGAAGCAGGTGCTGATGACTATATCACAAAGCCGTTTCGTTTAGAAGAACTGATCGCGCGAGTTCGGGTGCAGCTACGTAAAACTCACTCGTCACAACATAAAGAGGAAACGCTCCTGCAAGTTGGTAGTATTGTGCTTGATTTACGCAGACATCAAGTGCAAGTTGCAGATCGCCTTGTTGAGTTGCCTATCCGAGAGTTTACTCTGTTAGAGATACTGATGCGCCATCCAGGAGAAGTTGTCAGTCGCGAGGATTTACTTAACCACGTTTGGGGCTATGACTACGAGCCTAATTCAAATATTGTTGATGTTTATATAGGCTATCTCCGTAAAAAGCTAGGTAACAGATTAATCGAAACCGTTAGAGGCATTGGGTATCGTTTACGAAAATGA
- a CDS encoding glycosyltransferase family protein, which translates to MRISPKNNPKRQRWDTQSAIGSINKRISAINTVANTKEGCRLIPLQHQHYDAQPDNSTNTQKLHIALYSHDTMGLGHKRRNLLIAQTLAKSSLQASILLITGMGEACNFDIPPGIDYLALPALRKQVDGKYQSRRLELPLQDIIALRSRTIRAALEAFKPDVFIVDNVPRGAVGELNFALEYLKSREQTHCILGLRDVLDAPVEVHREWQRVANEEAICQYYDAVWIYGDPTVYDPVQEYNFSPEVTKKVRYTGYFDQRQRLQFNKAEADELLASLELPPGHLALCLVGGGQDGAYLAEVFANATLPPETNGIIVTGPFMPSQARQQLHQKAQMCSRLRVLDVAEPTQLLHHADCVVAMGGYNTTCELLSFGKRSLIVPRVEPRTEQLIRAQRLHELGLTDLLHPNDVNPQTITAWLEQDRQLHPKQSVNLNGLERLPDLLSELVTQPSAAQSRAS; encoded by the coding sequence ATGAGAATATCACCCAAGAACAACCCAAAGCGACAGAGGTGGGATACTCAATCCGCTATCGGTTCTATTAACAAAAGAATCTCTGCGATAAATACCGTAGCTAATACCAAGGAAGGTTGTCGGTTGATACCGCTGCAACACCAACATTACGATGCTCAGCCGGATAATAGCACGAATACACAAAAGTTACACATTGCGCTTTATTCACATGACACAATGGGACTTGGTCACAAGCGCCGTAACTTGCTTATCGCCCAAACTCTGGCTAAGTCGTCATTACAAGCATCAATTTTGTTGATTACTGGCATGGGCGAAGCCTGCAACTTTGATATTCCTCCAGGAATCGATTATCTAGCACTGCCAGCACTGCGCAAGCAGGTAGATGGCAAGTATCAGTCACGACGGCTAGAACTACCATTACAAGACATCATTGCATTACGCTCTCGCACTATTCGAGCAGCATTGGAGGCATTTAAGCCAGATGTCTTTATTGTGGATAATGTCCCACGGGGTGCAGTAGGTGAATTGAATTTTGCCTTAGAGTACCTCAAAAGTAGAGAACAAACACACTGCATACTAGGGTTACGTGATGTTCTTGACGCTCCAGTAGAAGTACACCGCGAATGGCAGCGCGTTGCCAACGAAGAAGCTATATGTCAATATTATGATGCAGTTTGGATTTACGGAGATCCAACTGTTTACGATCCTGTACAGGAGTACAATTTTTCTCCTGAAGTTACCAAAAAAGTTCGCTACACAGGTTATTTTGACCAACGTCAACGCCTTCAGTTCAATAAAGCTGAGGCTGATGAATTACTTGCAAGTCTAGAATTACCACCTGGTCATTTGGCGCTATGTTTGGTAGGAGGTGGGCAGGATGGAGCCTATCTTGCAGAAGTTTTTGCCAACGCAACATTACCTCCAGAAACAAATGGCATCATTGTCACTGGACCTTTTATGCCATCACAGGCACGGCAACAATTACATCAAAAAGCACAAATGTGTTCGCGCCTGCGGGTATTAGATGTCGCTGAACCAACTCAGCTACTGCATCATGCAGATTGTGTAGTCGCGATGGGTGGTTATAACACAACTTGTGAGCTGCTATCTTTTGGGAAGCGATCGCTCATTGTCCCGCGAGTTGAGCCTCGAACTGAACAACTGATTCGCGCACAACGCCTTCATGAGCTTGGTTTGACCGACTTACTTCATCCCAACGATGTTAATCCTCAAACAATCACAGCATGGCTAGAGCAAGATCGGCAACTACACCCAAAACAATCGGTCAATCTCAATGGTCTAGAACGCTTGCCGGATTTATTAAGTGAGCTAGTTACGCAACCTTCAGCGGCACAAAGCCGAGCTTCGTAA
- a CDS encoding glycosyltransferase — protein MSLNDTFKVGYVLKRYPRYSETFVVSEILAHEATGLAIEIFALRPPVDAYFQNIISEVRAPVKYLLSYDLRGSTLWATLEQASAIFPELWSKLAIARGEDVHDVYQAILLACEARTRGIAHLHAHFGTSATTVARLASHFAEIPYTFTAHAKDIFHESVQPDDLERKLRDAAAVVTISDYNLNYLNETYGQAAAKVQRIYNGLDLNQFTYASPQNRPLRIIAVGRLIEKKGFTYLIEACDLLRTRGYEFECHIVGAGDAKEDLQAQIEALNLQSDVALIGPRPQREIIEIVQSAAVLAAPCVVGTDSNRDGIPTVLLEAMALGTPCVSTDVTGIPEVLRHQETGLMVPQHDAIALAKALEKLLTDAQLRVKLATQARKVIETNFDIHCNAAHLRTIFRAAPVEAVQEVR, from the coding sequence ATGTCTTTAAATGATACTTTTAAGGTAGGTTACGTATTAAAGCGCTATCCTCGCTATTCTGAAACTTTTGTCGTCTCAGAAATTCTAGCGCACGAAGCTACCGGACTAGCAATTGAAATTTTTGCTTTACGTCCTCCGGTAGATGCCTATTTTCAAAATATTATATCTGAAGTAAGAGCACCTGTAAAGTACTTGTTGTCGTACGATCTGCGGGGCAGTACTTTATGGGCAACATTAGAACAAGCAAGCGCCATTTTCCCAGAATTGTGGAGCAAACTTGCGATCGCGCGTGGCGAAGACGTTCATGACGTATATCAGGCGATTTTGCTTGCCTGTGAAGCGCGTACTAGAGGAATTGCACACCTACACGCACATTTTGGTACTTCGGCAACAACAGTAGCTCGACTGGCTAGTCATTTTGCGGAAATTCCTTACACATTTACAGCTCACGCCAAAGATATCTTTCATGAAAGCGTACAACCAGATGATTTAGAACGCAAACTCAGGGATGCGGCAGCGGTTGTGACAATCAGTGACTATAATCTCAACTATTTAAACGAAACCTACGGACAAGCAGCTGCAAAAGTCCAACGGATATACAACGGTTTAGATTTAAATCAATTTACGTATGCATCACCGCAAAATCGTCCACTGCGGATTATTGCCGTTGGGAGATTGATTGAGAAAAAAGGATTTACCTATTTAATAGAAGCCTGCGATTTGCTGCGCACTCGTGGTTATGAATTTGAGTGTCATATTGTTGGTGCAGGAGATGCAAAAGAAGACTTACAAGCACAAATTGAAGCATTAAATCTGCAATCTGATGTAGCATTAATCGGTCCTCGTCCGCAGCGTGAAATCATTGAGATTGTGCAATCAGCTGCGGTGCTAGCTGCACCCTGCGTTGTTGGCACAGATAGTAACCGTGACGGAATACCTACTGTATTACTCGAAGCAATGGCTTTAGGCACGCCTTGTGTTTCTACAGACGTTACAGGAATTCCCGAAGTATTGCGACATCAAGAAACAGGATTGATGGTACCGCAACATGATGCGATCGCACTTGCCAAGGCATTAGAAAAGTTACTCACTGACGCTCAATTACGCGTAAAACTAGCAACCCAAGCACGGAAAGTTATTGAGACAAATTTTGATATTCACTGCAATGCTGCACATTTACGCACAATCTTTCGAGCAGCACCCGTTGAAGCAGTGCAGGAGGTAAGATAA
- a CDS encoding glycosyltransferase family 4 protein encodes MRIAYICADPGVPVFGCKGCSIHVQEVIRALLKQGHQVELFTTRLGGEPPVDLATISVHQLPQIPKGDRAQRETAALSINLDLRLALENSGDFDLVYERYSLWSFTAMEYARAANIPGILEVNAPLIEEHAQHRGLVNHEAAYEVAQRVFGAATALVAVSQGVADYLASYPVARRIHVIPNGVNPDRFAINLNPSLPAPAEVFTVGFVGTMKPWHGLDTLIAAFEILHCADTTTRLLIVGDGPTKDEVLENLGTRHLTQAVHLTGAVTAEAIPGLLASMDVAVAPYAQQPHFYFSPLKVYEYMAAGLPIVGSNIGQISRLIQNQKNGLLCSPGDGVQLATLLDQLRMQPELRLRLGQAARKTVLENHTWDVVVQQILSLVSSSVVEVSY; translated from the coding sequence ATGCGAATTGCCTATATTTGTGCCGATCCAGGAGTTCCTGTATTTGGTTGTAAAGGCTGCTCAATTCACGTCCAAGAAGTCATTCGGGCACTACTCAAACAGGGACATCAAGTCGAGTTATTTACAACGCGCTTAGGTGGAGAACCACCAGTCGATTTAGCAACAATTTCAGTTCATCAATTACCCCAGATACCCAAAGGCGATCGCGCGCAACGCGAAACAGCAGCACTCTCAATAAACCTCGACCTGCGTTTAGCGCTAGAAAATAGTGGTGACTTTGACCTAGTTTACGAGCGTTACTCGTTGTGGAGTTTCACTGCAATGGAATATGCCCGTGCCGCAAACATTCCTGGAATTTTAGAAGTTAATGCGCCATTAATTGAAGAACACGCACAGCATCGGGGACTAGTTAACCATGAAGCCGCGTATGAAGTTGCACAGCGAGTTTTTGGTGCAGCCACCGCTTTGGTTGCAGTATCGCAAGGAGTAGCTGATTATCTAGCAAGTTACCCTGTGGCACGACGAATTCATGTTATTCCTAACGGTGTTAATCCTGACCGCTTTGCGATCAATCTCAATCCATCGCTTCCTGCACCTGCAGAAGTTTTTACAGTGGGTTTTGTTGGAACAATGAAGCCGTGGCATGGTTTAGATACATTGATTGCAGCATTTGAGATTTTGCATTGTGCTGATACAACGACTCGGCTTTTGATTGTTGGAGATGGTCCCACAAAAGACGAAGTGTTAGAAAACCTAGGGACTCGCCATTTAACTCAAGCAGTCCACCTGACAGGCGCTGTCACAGCAGAAGCAATTCCAGGATTACTTGCCTCAATGGATGTTGCAGTTGCACCTTATGCCCAACAGCCGCACTTTTACTTTTCGCCGTTGAAAGTTTATGAATACATGGCAGCAGGACTGCCAATCGTTGGTAGTAACATTGGGCAAATCTCACGCTTAATTCAAAATCAAAAAAATGGACTTTTGTGTTCGCCAGGCGATGGAGTGCAATTAGCTACACTCCTTGATCAGCTACGAATGCAACCAGAACTGCGGTTGCGCTTAGGTCAGGCGGCAAGAAAGACTGTGCTGGAAAACCATACTTGGGATGTGGTTGTGCAACAAATCCTGAGTTTAGTGAGTTCTTCAGTTGTGGAGGTCAGTTATTAA
- a CDS encoding ABC transporter ATP-binding protein — MGHPQKLQEIMPSFWQILQRFWPYIQKQQALAIGSLLALLAEVGLRLLEPWPLKFVFDRVVDPTGEASGIPLIDNLAPTTLLWLSALGLVLVTGLRSLAAYGSTVGFALTGTRVLTEVRNDLYRHLQSLSLSFHTKAKGGELTIRVISDIGLLKDVVVTAFLPLLGNVLILVGMVALMFWLHLELMLLALLTVPLFYIATARLSSQIRDVSRKQRQREGAMAATAAESIGAIKIVKTLSLEETFAQTFSGQSHKSLKDGVKAKRLEASLERTVDLLIAIATAIVLGRGAQLVLNNALTPGDLLVFLSYLKNAFKPVKDFAKYTGRLAKGTAAGERIIDLLDQKPEVQDLPGAKPAPQFQGYVQFENITFAYEPGHPTLKDIDFSVAPGQQVALVGHSGSGKSTLTSLILRLYDPDRGCILIDGYDIREYTAVSLRAQISVVLQESLLFAGSIWENIAYGSPNATPEQIITAAKIANAHDFIQNLPQGYDTVVGERGVTLSGGQRQRIAIARAAVRQAPILILDEPTTGLDQENEQVVVEALERLAWGKTTFIIAHDLYLAARADLILYIENGCILERGTHQELMQANGRYAELYNLQAAQRDLNNRQEATHVTR; from the coding sequence ATGGGTCATCCGCAAAAACTGCAAGAAATTATGCCAAGCTTTTGGCAGATTTTGCAGCGCTTCTGGCCATATATTCAAAAACAGCAAGCGTTAGCGATTGGATCGTTGTTGGCACTGCTTGCTGAGGTAGGGCTGCGACTTCTAGAACCTTGGCCTTTGAAGTTCGTGTTTGACCGCGTGGTTGATCCTACAGGCGAAGCATCAGGAATTCCTTTGATTGATAATCTCGCGCCAACGACACTGCTATGGCTGTCCGCGCTGGGACTCGTGTTAGTGACTGGGTTGCGATCGCTGGCGGCATACGGTAGCACTGTAGGTTTTGCCTTGACAGGAACTCGCGTCCTGACTGAGGTACGCAATGATTTATATCGTCATTTGCAGAGTTTATCGCTGTCGTTTCACACTAAAGCTAAAGGTGGCGAACTGACGATTCGAGTCATTAGTGACATTGGATTACTCAAAGATGTTGTTGTCACCGCGTTTTTGCCGCTACTAGGTAATGTGCTGATTTTGGTGGGAATGGTAGCGTTGATGTTCTGGTTGCATCTTGAATTGATGCTGCTGGCACTTCTTACTGTTCCATTGTTCTACATTGCTACCGCACGGTTGAGTAGCCAAATTCGCGATGTCTCGCGCAAACAACGTCAGCGCGAAGGTGCAATGGCTGCAACTGCTGCCGAATCAATCGGGGCAATTAAAATTGTCAAAACGCTGTCATTAGAAGAAACCTTTGCACAGACTTTTTCTGGGCAAAGTCACAAAAGTTTGAAAGATGGCGTTAAAGCCAAACGATTAGAAGCAAGTTTAGAACGTACCGTCGATCTGTTGATTGCGATCGCGACTGCGATTGTTTTAGGACGTGGTGCGCAATTAGTTTTGAATAATGCACTGACGCCTGGTGACTTGCTGGTTTTCTTATCTTACTTAAAAAACGCTTTTAAACCTGTCAAAGACTTTGCTAAATATACTGGAAGACTCGCCAAAGGAACCGCCGCAGGCGAACGCATTATTGACTTACTCGACCAAAAACCCGAAGTTCAAGACCTTCCAGGCGCAAAACCTGCACCACAATTCCAGGGCTATGTCCAGTTTGAAAATATCACGTTTGCCTATGAACCAGGACACCCCACACTCAAAGATATTGATTTTAGTGTCGCCCCTGGTCAGCAAGTTGCTTTAGTCGGGCATTCTGGAAGTGGTAAATCAACATTAACTAGCCTGATCCTGCGGCTTTATGACCCCGATCGCGGTTGCATATTGATTGATGGGTATGATATTCGCGAGTATACAGCGGTATCACTGCGGGCGCAAATTAGTGTGGTATTGCAAGAGAGTTTGTTATTCGCTGGAAGTATTTGGGAGAACATCGCCTATGGTTCGCCTAACGCTACACCTGAGCAAATTATCACTGCGGCAAAAATCGCGAATGCGCATGATTTCATTCAAAATCTCCCCCAAGGCTACGATACTGTCGTAGGCGAACGCGGTGTCACGCTTTCGGGAGGACAACGACAACGAATTGCGATCGCCCGCGCAGCTGTGCGTCAAGCACCAATTCTAATTTTGGATGAACCAACCACAGGATTGGATCAAGAAAATGAGCAAGTTGTCGTCGAAGCACTAGAACGACTTGCTTGGGGTAAAACGACTTTTATAATTGCCCACGATCTTTATCTAGCAGCGCGTGCTGACTTAATTCTTTATATCGAAAATGGATGCATCTTAGAGCGCGGTACGCATCAAGAACTGATGCAAGCCAACGGTCGCTATGCCGAATTATACAACCTACAAGCCGCACAACGAGATCTCAACAATCGTCAGGAGGCAACTCATGTTACCCGCTGA
- a CDS encoding aminoglycoside phosphotransferase family protein, producing the protein MLPADSSLIHRDADLPGLAVLLNVDAFAAALQVELPEINIQSIRSTYVRYKRGTNCLVAYELNVAGTKVPIYAKAFGANSWNKLQKYRNEISVPGSLGVGRLILAAYGIAVCFFPNDRDLKQLPQLVDQQTRKHLLHKMSATDLYETQLLNLRYKPERRYVGQLRTDTNIQAVVKAYTTEDYLQAKTNAQAFHSGTVLHIAPTLGYSDGDRLLAFEWISRLPLHEAIAQPQFNYDAVTLTGAALAEVHAQNPANLNVLSRNAEAQSLLSMAADLSFICPPIADLAQNLAKQFAQELRSLPQLTYPIHGDFNAEQVLLGENNVTFLDFDRAVRSDPAADLGSFIARLEHDKLRGNLSLYRLERIKEALLQSYPTSFLYNRIELYTAIALFRLACEPFRYREPNWHEKTAAILQQVETILQPLSTPQSA; encoded by the coding sequence ATGTTACCCGCTGATAGCAGCTTAATTCATCGCGATGCTGACTTACCAGGATTAGCGGTATTACTCAATGTTGATGCTTTTGCAGCTGCATTACAAGTAGAACTACCTGAAATTAACATTCAATCAATCCGCAGCACTTATGTACGGTACAAGCGCGGAACCAACTGTTTAGTTGCTTATGAATTGAATGTCGCAGGAACTAAAGTCCCGATCTATGCTAAAGCCTTTGGTGCAAATAGCTGGAATAAATTGCAAAAGTATAGAAATGAAATTAGCGTACCAGGATCATTAGGTGTTGGTCGGTTGATTTTAGCAGCTTATGGAATTGCAGTGTGTTTTTTCCCCAACGATCGAGATCTTAAACAACTTCCGCAGCTTGTCGATCAGCAAACTCGCAAGCATCTGCTACACAAAATGTCTGCAACTGATCTGTACGAAACACAACTATTGAACTTGCGGTATAAACCAGAAAGGCGTTATGTAGGTCAACTGCGTACTGATACTAATATCCAAGCAGTGGTGAAAGCATACACAACAGAAGATTACCTGCAAGCTAAAACAAACGCCCAAGCTTTTCATTCGGGTACAGTTCTACACATAGCACCAACCTTGGGTTATTCTGATGGCGATCGCCTTTTAGCATTTGAATGGATATCGCGATTACCGTTGCATGAAGCGATCGCTCAGCCACAATTTAACTATGATGCTGTTACGCTTACAGGTGCTGCGTTAGCCGAAGTTCACGCTCAAAATCCCGCAAATTTAAATGTTCTTAGCCGTAACGCTGAAGCACAGAGTCTACTGTCCATGGCTGCGGATTTAAGCTTTATTTGTCCGCCAATCGCCGATTTAGCCCAAAATTTAGCCAAGCAATTTGCACAAGAATTACGATCACTACCTCAGCTAACATACCCAATTCATGGCGACTTTAACGCCGAACAAGTGCTCTTAGGAGAAAACAATGTTACCTTTCTCGACTTCGATCGGGCAGTGCGTAGCGACCCAGCAGCTGATTTAGGCTCATTCATTGCCCGATTAGAACATGACAAATTACGCGGTAACTTATCATTATATCGCTTAGAACGTATTAAGGAAGCACTCTTACAAAGCTATCCAACGTCATTCCTCTATAACCGCATCGAGTTATACACAGCGATCGCCTTGTTTCGTTTGGCGTGTGAGCCATTTCGCTATCGCGAACCAAATTGGCATGAAAAAACTGCGGCAATTCTCCAGCAGGTTGAGACAATTTTACAGCCATTAAGCACACCTCAGTCGGCATAA
- a CDS encoding phosphotransferase, producing the protein MSAISVIDPFNVVHDAKMPFLAQALHPEVVQQQFDRLSLWQNTHPVELQAIRVIRYKPGRRCLIEYDVVENQSVVTLIGKARAKGLDHCSFRLLQLLWHNGFDRDSCDRISVPEPIGVIPQLQMWLQRKIAGTVTTNLLPQSSGIALSQQIAQAAYKLHQANIVPRRSHTMADELQILRDRLGKVVQLYPHLSQRIERLLMACDRLGAATPELDNSGIHRDFYPDQVLVAGDRIYLLDLDLYCIGTPSLDIGNFIAHVTEQSLRTLGNADALIDREEAAIAEFTRLSSSATRVAIQAYKTLSLARHIYISTLFPERQRFTETLLELCEQRLCVACHCV; encoded by the coding sequence ATGAGCGCTATTTCAGTTATCGATCCCTTCAATGTTGTCCATGATGCCAAAATGCCATTTTTGGCACAAGCATTGCATCCTGAAGTTGTCCAACAGCAGTTTGATCGGCTTTCACTGTGGCAAAACACGCACCCAGTGGAACTGCAAGCGATTCGTGTCATACGCTATAAACCAGGGCGTCGGTGTTTGATTGAATATGATGTTGTCGAGAATCAATCAGTTGTCACGTTAATTGGCAAAGCCCGTGCGAAAGGACTCGATCATTGTAGCTTTCGACTGCTGCAATTACTCTGGCACAATGGCTTTGATCGAGATAGTTGCGATCGCATTTCGGTTCCTGAACCAATTGGTGTCATTCCCCAATTGCAAATGTGGCTGCAACGTAAAATTGCTGGTACTGTTACTACGAATTTACTACCACAATCAAGTGGCATTGCCTTATCACAGCAAATCGCTCAAGCAGCCTACAAGCTACATCAAGCTAATATTGTTCCTCGCCGCAGCCATACAATGGCAGATGAATTACAGATTTTACGCGATCGCCTGGGGAAGGTAGTGCAATTATATCCGCATTTGTCACAACGTATCGAGCGGTTACTGATGGCTTGCGATCGCCTCGGTGCTGCGACTCCAGAGTTAGATAATAGTGGAATTCATCGCGATTTTTACCCCGATCAAGTTTTAGTTGCGGGCGATCGCATTTACTTACTTGATTTGGATCTTTACTGCATTGGTACTCCGAGTTTAGATATTGGTAACTTTATTGCACACGTAACCGAACAAAGCTTGCGTACTCTAGGCAATGCAGATGCTTTGATAGATCGGGAAGAAGCGGCGATCGCTGAATTTACGCGCCTATCCAGTAGTGCAACGCGTGTCGCCATCCAGGCGTATAAAACACTCTCCCTAGCACGACATATTTATATCAGTACGCTGTTTCCTGAAAGGCAACGATTTACGGAGACACTCTTAGAACTTTGCGAACAAAGGCTCTGTGTAGCCTGTCATTGTGTGTGA